In the Planctomicrobium piriforme genome, GGCGTTTCATCGCAACGTTAAGGCCCGCATAACCCTTTCGACCGTTCCGACTTCCTCCAGCCCCTGCTCAAGCCGGTAAAATCCGGTTTTTCAAACTAGACGATTGACGCTTCCCAACGGCGCGCCGTACATTTGCTCCACAGGAACTGCGAGGCGCAGTCCCTTTCCAGAAAAAAACATTCGATCATGACCTGTTTTCAGACCCGCATCATCGACATTCGAATTTCGCGAATTCGCGAAATCATTATCGGTGCGCCCTGCGGGATCTGAGGTCAGACTGACGCCGTTCACATGACCCTCTCCGATCCCAGTGATCCGAGAGGGTTTTTTTATTGACCGACCTCCCTGCTCCGGCAGCCGGGAACACTTAGCAAGAGCACTGCCATGTACGTCCAGATGTACGACACGACGCTTCGCGACGGGAGTCAGGGAGAAGGGGTCAACTTCTCGCTACAGGATAAACTCCTGATCACCCGTAAGCTCGACGAACTGGGCTTCGATTTCATCGAAGGGGGCTATCCCCTCTCGAACGAAAAGGACACGGAGTACTTTCAACGGGTCCGCGATCTCGATCTCAAGCATGCCAAGGTCTGTGCGTTCGGGATGACGCGGCGACGCGGCGTCGGCGCGGAGCAGGACACCGGGATGCTCGCCATCCGCGATTCAAAAGCGCCCGTCTGTACCATCGTCGGCAAGACCTGGGATCTGCATGTCACCGAAGTCTTACGGGTCGATCTCGAAGAGAATCTGGCGATGATCCGCGATTCGATTGCCTTCCTCAAAGCGGAAGGCCGAACCGTGTTCTATGACGCCGAACACTTCTTCGACGGCTTCACCGCCAACCCTGAATACGCATTGAAGACCGTGCAGGCGGCTCAAGACGCCGGTGCCGACGTCATCGTCTGCTGTGATACCAACGGCGGCAGCCTGCCTGAGCGGATCGTCAAGATCCTCTCGCAGGTGCAGAAAGAAATCCGGACCCCGCTGGGCATCCATTGCCACAACGACTGCGACCTGGCCGTGGCGAACTCGCTGGCTGCGGTCGAAACAGGCGTCATCCAGGTGCAAGGAACGATCAACGGCATCGGCGAGCGCTGCGGCAATGTCGACCTGTTGAGCGTGGCAGCGAATCTGGCTCTGAAAAAATCTGGCTATCAAGTCCTCACGCAGGGCGTCGGTCTCACGCATCTCACCGAGTTGTCGCGCTACGTCTACGAACTGGCGAACATGAATTTCCGGTCGAATCAGGCGTTCGTCGGCCGCAGCGCTTTCGCCCATAAAGGGGGGATGCATGTGCATGCGGTCAACCGCTTCGCCCATAGCTACGAGCACATCAGCCCCGAAACAGTCGGGAACGAACGCCGCATTCTGGTGAGTGAACTCTCTGGTCGGTCGAACATCGTCGCCAAGACGACGAAGCACAAGCTCGATCAAGACCCCGAGATCATGGGGGCGATCCTGGCTCGGGTGCAGGAACTGGAAAACGTGGGCTACCAGTTCGAAGCGGCCGAAGCCTCGTTCGATTTGCTGGTGAAAAAAGTTGCCGGCGCTTACGAGCCGAAGTTTCAGCGGATTCACTATCGAGTGAACGTTGAGACCGCCGGCCAGGGACAGCCGCTCACCGAGGCCACCGTCAAGCTGAAGATCGACGGCGAAGGCCCTATCCGCCACGAAGTTGCTGAAGGGGACGGACCGGTGAACGCCCTCGATCAGGCTTTGCGCAAAGCACTCATCGGGTTCTATCCCCGTCTCGCCGAGATGCACCTGGTCGATTACAAGGTTCGCGTCATCAACTCCACTGGCGGCACCGCCGCGAGCGTCCGCGTGGTGATCGAAAGCGCCGATGAGAAAGACGTGTGGAGCACAATCGGCGTCAGCGAAA is a window encoding:
- the cimA gene encoding citramalate synthase, producing the protein MYVQMYDTTLRDGSQGEGVNFSLQDKLLITRKLDELGFDFIEGGYPLSNEKDTEYFQRVRDLDLKHAKVCAFGMTRRRGVGAEQDTGMLAIRDSKAPVCTIVGKTWDLHVTEVLRVDLEENLAMIRDSIAFLKAEGRTVFYDAEHFFDGFTANPEYALKTVQAAQDAGADVIVCCDTNGGSLPERIVKILSQVQKEIRTPLGIHCHNDCDLAVANSLAAVETGVIQVQGTINGIGERCGNVDLLSVAANLALKKSGYQVLTQGVGLTHLTELSRYVYELANMNFRSNQAFVGRSAFAHKGGMHVHAVNRFAHSYEHISPETVGNERRILVSELSGRSNIVAKTTKHKLDQDPEIMGAILARVQELENVGYQFEAAEASFDLLVKKVAGAYEPKFQRIHYRVNVETAGQGQPLTEATVKLKIDGEGPIRHEVAEGDGPVNALDQALRKALIGFYPRLAEMHLVDYKVRVINSTGGTAASVRVVIESADEKDVWSTIGVSENIIEASWLALVDAVEYKLFKDDGFLGK